From one Aeropyrum camini SY1 = JCM 12091 genomic stretch:
- a CDS encoding ATP-binding cassette domain-containing protein, producing the protein MYAWLFQGVSVWGRLWEVSLSIPTGVTAVLGANGSGKTTLLKLAARLLKPDKGLVIGPRRVGAALQNPYLGFLGPTVAEDLARTAGGRGAALSLLREAGLEYAAERSPFTLSMGEARILSVLMAVSWQPEAVVIDEPTSGLDVSGRRWLARVIAGLDTPVLIAGHDLDFAAAVADWAVVLGEGRVRAEGYMDTILETISRRPDLGLEPGPAVKAALERGLDPRCTARCVYGVGR; encoded by the coding sequence GTGTACGCGTGGCTGTTCCAAGGGGTGAGTGTTTGGGGGAGACTGTGGGAGGTGTCCCTCTCCATCCCCACTGGTGTAACAGCAGTCCTAGGGGCGAACGGCAGCGGGAAAACGACGCTCCTCAAACTCGCAGCGAGGCTGCTCAAGCCTGATAAAGGCCTGGTCATAGGGCCTAGGAGGGTTGGGGCAGCCCTACAGAACCCCTATCTAGGCTTCCTAGGCCCCACTGTGGCCGAGGACCTGGCCAGAACCGCTGGAGGTAGGGGTGCAGCCCTCAGCCTCCTTAGGGAGGCTGGGCTGGAGTATGCCGCGGAGAGGAGCCCCTTCACGCTAAGCATGGGGGAGGCCAGGATACTCTCTGTCCTCATGGCCGTCTCCTGGCAGCCTGAGGCGGTTGTTATAGACGAGCCCACGAGCGGTCTTGACGTGAGTGGGCGGAGGTGGCTCGCCAGGGTTATAGCGGGGCTGGACACGCCGGTCCTCATAGCAGGCCATGACCTAGACTTTGCCGCCGCAGTGGCGGACTGGGCCGTCGTCCTGGGCGAGGGTAGGGTTAGGGCTGAAGGCTATATGGACACAATACTCGAGACGATATCTAGGAGGCCTGATCTAGGGCTGGAGCCCGGTCCCGCGGTCAAGGCGGCTCTAGAGCGGGGGTTAGACCCGCGCTGCACGGCTCGATGTGTTTACGGTGTTGGACGGTGA